A stretch of DNA from Thalassococcus arenae:
GAGTTATCCACAAGCGTTGCGATCTTGTCTGAACTCGGGTGCGACAGGGCTTTCAAAGCGGCTGCTACCAACATCTCGTGGCACACGGGTCACGGCAAAGCCCATATTGTACTCCCTACGCGCGGGTAACACGCCGAGTCGGCGCAGGCGCGACTCGGGTTGCGTGGCGGTCGTGGCGATCAATCCCCCTGCTGCGCCCGGGCCGGTATGGCCGTCATGTCCGCGGTCCAGGGCAGTGCGGACTGGCACCAGACCTGGAGTCTCGGCGTCAACGCAGCCCGCTGGTTGATCGTCCCGGCGCGCAGGCCGAAAAAGGCCGCCGGGTCTCCCGGGGTATGCGCGTGGATACGGGTGCCGCAATCGGGGCAGAAGCTCAATACGCGAACCCGGCCGCTTTCGGCGATCTTGCGGTATTCCGCCAATCGCCCCGTCTTCAGCGTGAACCGGCCCTCGACCACCGCGGCGACCACCCCGAAGGCCGAACCGGAGTTGATCTGGCAATCGCTGCAATGGCAGATCGCGACGCGGTCGGGGTCGATGACGGCAACGTAAGTGATCTGACCGCAAAGGCAGCGCCCGTCGACTTCCATCCGGAGTCCTCCACTGCTGCTGTGGTCGGGGCGGCGAGATTCGAACTCACGGCCTTCTGTACCCAAAACAGACGCGCTACCAGGCTGCGCTACGCCCCGACAGGGATCATGCTTTAGCGGCGTCGTGCCGCGATGAAAAGGCCAAACTCAGGGACAGGGCCAGGCCGGATCGGCAATCGCGGGGTGCTGCATCTGCGTCCCCACAGCGATCCCCAGCTGTTGCGCCAATCCGCCATTGATCTCGAGCACGTACTGGATTGCATCGCCGCCGGGGATCGACTTCCAGCTGCCCGGCTCGGCGCGGTGATGCACCTTTCGCACCACGCCGTTTTCGTCGGCA
This window harbors:
- a CDS encoding GFA family protein encodes the protein MEVDGRCLCGQITYVAVIDPDRVAICHCSDCQINSGSAFGVVAAVVEGRFTLKTGRLAEYRKIAESGRVRVLSFCPDCGTRIHAHTPGDPAAFFGLRAGTINQRAALTPRLQVWCQSALPWTADMTAIPARAQQGD